In Romboutsia lituseburensis, a genomic segment contains:
- a CDS encoding CD1871A family CXXC motif-containing protein yields the protein MKDRFIKYIILFLSIGFIAFGVNRSEVKVVFNKAINICLECIGIG from the coding sequence ATGAAAGATAGATTTATAAAGTACATCATACTTTTTTTAAGCATTGGTTTTATAGCATTTGGAGTTAATAGAAGTGAAGTTAAGGTAGTTTTTAATAAAGCAATTAATATATGTTTGGAGTGTATAGGAATTGGATAA
- a CDS encoding TlpA family protein disulfide reductase, which translates to MKKRILITGFLIAALSLVACSKSTEKNDISTSSDNQEQQIQETKVEFTGKTIDGKNIDSSIFKDYKLTMINIWGTYCDPCIKEMPDLQKLSEEAKKLDVNILGIVNDANNEETIELAKKILTEKGVKFDNLSCDEKLEKGLLKNLMGVPTTIFVDKDGNIVGEEILGAQSRDSYMDNIKKLLESEK; encoded by the coding sequence ATGAAAAAAAGAATTTTAATAACAGGATTTTTAATAGCAGCATTAAGTTTGGTTGCTTGTTCAAAATCAACTGAAAAAAATGATATAAGCACTTCTTCTGATAATCAAGAACAACAAATACAAGAAACTAAAGTAGAATTTACTGGTAAAACAATAGATGGAAAAAATATCGACAGTTCTATATTCAAAGATTATAAACTGACTATGATAAATATATGGGGAACTTATTGTGATCCTTGTATCAAGGAAATGCCAGATTTACAAAAGCTATCTGAAGAAGCGAAAAAATTAGATGTAAATATATTAGGAATAGTAAATGATGCTAACAATGAAGAAACTATTGAGTTAGCTAAAAAAATATTAACTGAAAAAGGAGTTAAATTTGATAATTTATCTTGTGATGAAAAATTAGAAAAAGGACTATTAAAAAATCTTATGGGAGTACCTACAACAATATTTGTAGATAAAGATGGAAATATTGTAGGTGAAGAAATATTGGGTGCTCAAAGTAGAGATTCATATATGGATAACATAAAAAAGCTATTAGAAAGTGAAAAATAA
- a CDS encoding lasso peptide biosynthesis PqqD family chaperone, whose translation MITLETIVSHRGDLDATDLDGEIVMMDLDKGQYFALNGVGSRIWQELEQPIKVGEIVDTLIGEYDVDRETCEKSVLEFVMGLDNAELLSMG comes from the coding sequence ATGATAACTTTAGAAACGATAGTGTCTCATAGAGGAGATTTAGATGCTACTGATTTAGACGGTGAAATAGTAATGATGGACTTAGACAAAGGCCAATACTTTGCTTTAAATGGTGTAGGTAGTAGAATATGGCAAGAACTAGAACAGCCTATTAAAGTAGGTGAAATAGTTGATACACTTATTGGCGAATATGATGTAGATAGAGAAACTTGTGAAAAAAGTGTATTAGAATTTGTAATGGGATTAGACAATGCAGAGCTTTTATCAATGGGTTAA
- a CDS encoding lasso peptide biosynthesis B2 protein, translating to MQSFYQWVKRINKFLFKISIKEKLLFIEAFFLTGLMRAKILKVPFNKLKEELGTYNTESADDVVLDDYKKAKIVRDVVVTISKFTPWESLCLVQAMTVQRMLKKRGISTTIYLGVNKENQNMIAHAWIRCGQMFVTGGDGSGYATVAKFSN from the coding sequence ATGCAGAGCTTTTATCAATGGGTTAAAAGAATAAATAAGTTTTTATTTAAGATAAGCATAAAAGAAAAGCTTTTGTTCATAGAAGCTTTTTTTTTAACAGGTTTAATGAGAGCTAAAATACTAAAGGTTCCTTTCAATAAATTAAAAGAAGAATTAGGTACATACAACACTGAATCGGCAGATGATGTAGTACTAGATGATTATAAAAAAGCAAAAATAGTAAGAGATGTTGTGGTAACAATAAGTAAGTTTACTCCTTGGGAAAGCTTGTGTTTAGTCCAAGCTATGACTGTTCAGAGGATGCTTAAAAAACGTGGAATTTCAACTACTATATACTTAGGTGTCAACAAAGAAAATCAAAATATGATAGCACACGCATGGATTAGATGCGGACAGATGTTTGTAACAGGCGGAGATGGTAGTGGGTATGCTACAGTTGCTAAATTTTCCAATTAA
- a CDS encoding DUF3267 domain-containing protein: protein MKYISKIPEGDINLKNEMINKGWKMLKEPKNLLIATLISLPISILNIYLCILFMKWINKDLVTVTNSIIHGGSISFTIKFRYIIYIYLYILLHEIVHLIFIPNFTKSKSTFISVKLWGGFVYTEETIKKSRYLVITILPFIMLSFVLPFIMTLMGLDPIIILTLSIINSAGSSVDVLSFILLLLQIPKNGVIKNNGMSTFYLSNQ from the coding sequence ATGAAGTATATAAGCAAAATACCAGAAGGGGATATTAATTTGAAAAATGAAATGATTAATAAGGGTTGGAAAATGCTAAAAGAACCAAAAAATTTACTAATAGCAACCCTTATATCATTACCTATATCAATATTAAACATCTATTTATGTATATTATTTATGAAATGGATAAATAAAGACCTAGTAACAGTTACTAACTCTATTATTCATGGTGGTAGTATAAGCTTTACAATAAAGTTTAGATACATAATATACATATATTTATACATATTACTTCATGAAATTGTCCATTTGATTTTTATTCCTAATTTTACTAAATCCAAATCAACATTTATTTCAGTTAAATTATGGGGAGGGTTTGTTTATACAGAAGAAACAATAAAGAAAAGTAGGTATTTAGTTATAACAATATTGCCTTTTATAATGTTATCTTTTGTACTTCCTTTCATAATGACTTTAATGGGACTTGACCCAATAATTATTTTAACTTTATCAATTATAAACTCAGCTGGATCATCAGTTGATGTATTATCATTTATATTATTATTGCTTCAAATTCCTAAAAATGGGGTTATAAAAAATAATGGAATGAGCACATTTTACCTTAGTAATCAATAA
- a CDS encoding permease prefix domain 1-containing protein — protein sequence MTTKESTVDKFLQSVCRFVSTEERAQDIKDELKDHIESYICEYTNDGFSIEEATSKALMQMGNPDTLSTDFKDKVSNKNRIFTISLFLFFITSLSSMTIYAYINNTYSIIDLLVNMAIFVLYLPLIFGTIKAYKKSKTLSKKEPIFHIQSYKEPNWYESVLKPTKWFFILSIIFLVLGFLVDFKDIPKNELLKETLDMMHVLNLYVISIVMFSCLSPKKQNNIVYDEGILTFENFIPWDNISAYRWTKEHSKNKVINSIELKFKSGRSYTQRIIKVSSYQMNLVDEVFKSNNIEKRQFL from the coding sequence ATGACTACTAAAGAAAGTACTGTAGATAAATTTTTACAATCTGTATGTAGATTTGTCTCAACTGAGGAACGTGCACAGGATATAAAGGATGAGCTAAAAGATCATATTGAAAGTTATATTTGTGAATATACAAATGATGGATTTTCTATTGAGGAAGCAACATCAAAAGCTTTAATGCAAATGGGGAATCCTGATACTTTAAGCACTGACTTTAAAGATAAGGTGTCTAACAAAAATAGAATATTTACAATAAGTTTATTCTTATTTTTTATTACCTCACTTTCATCAATGACAATTTATGCTTATATAAATAATACTTATTCAATTATAGATCTTTTAGTAAACATGGCTATTTTTGTGTTATATCTACCACTTATTTTTGGAACTATAAAAGCATACAAAAAAAGTAAAACTCTATCTAAAAAAGAACCTATTTTTCATATACAAAGCTACAAAGAGCCAAATTGGTATGAATCAGTACTTAAACCTACTAAATGGTTCTTTATACTTTCAATTATATTTCTTGTGTTAGGATTTTTAGTTGATTTTAAAGATATTCCTAAAAATGAGCTTTTAAAAGAAACTTTAGATATGATGCATGTTTTAAACTTATATGTTATTTCTATTGTTATGTTTTCTTGTTTATCACCTAAAAAACAAAATAACATTGTATATGATGAAGGTATACTTACATTTGAAAACTTTATTCCTTGGGATAACATTTCAGCATACAGATGGACTAAGGAACATTCTAAAAATAAAGTTATTAACTCTATTGAACTAAAGTTTAAATCTGGGCGTTCATATACTCAAAGAATTATAAAAGTAAGTTCTTATCAAATGAATTTAGTAGATGAAGTATTTAAATCAAATAATATAGAAAAGCGTCAATTTCTTTAA
- a CDS encoding PadR family transcriptional regulator: MLVINKELIKGSTVTIILNALKKQPLYGYGMIKEIENKSGGVFLFKEGTLYPILHDLEKNKFIESFWDVENGRRRKYYKITTKGLKELKSRENEWKIFSKTMDFVLGG, translated from the coding sequence GTGTTGGTTATAAATAAAGAACTTATAAAAGGAAGTACAGTTACCATTATCCTAAATGCATTAAAAAAGCAGCCACTTTATGGATACGGTATGATTAAGGAAATTGAAAACAAATCTGGTGGAGTGTTTTTATTTAAAGAAGGTACTCTATACCCTATTTTACATGACCTTGAAAAAAATAAGTTTATAGAATCGTTTTGGGATGTTGAAAATGGTAGACGTAGAAAATACTACAAGATTACAACTAAGGGGTTAAAAGAATTAAAAAGTAGGGAAAATGAATGGAAAATATTTAGCAAAACAATGGATTTTGTACTGGGAGGGTGA
- a CDS encoding ABC transporter ATP-binding protein produces MSIVKINDLKKYYGKDESLVKALDGVTFEVNKGEFVCIVGTSGSGKSTLLHMIGGLDRPTKGNIAINNNDIFKLNDEELTIFRRREIGFVFQQFNLIPILNVYENIVLPIELDGNKIDEEYVNTVITSLGLESKVNNLTNNLSGGQQQRVAIARALATKPSIILADEPTGNLDSKTSQDVMGLLKTMSQKFNQTIIMITHNQEISQMADRVIRIEDGKILSKVVSE; encoded by the coding sequence ATGAGTATAGTAAAAATTAATGATTTAAAAAAATACTATGGGAAAGATGAAAGTTTAGTTAAGGCTTTAGATGGAGTAACATTTGAAGTAAATAAAGGAGAATTTGTTTGTATTGTAGGAACATCAGGAAGTGGAAAAAGTACGTTACTTCATATGATAGGTGGACTTGATAGACCAACAAAAGGAAATATAGCTATAAATAATAATGATATATTTAAATTAAATGATGAGGAGCTTACAATATTTAGAAGAAGAGAAATAGGGTTTGTATTTCAACAGTTTAATTTAATTCCTATTTTAAATGTTTATGAAAATATAGTATTACCAATAGAACTTGATGGTAACAAAATAGATGAAGAGTATGTAAATACTGTTATAACATCATTAGGATTGGAAAGCAAGGTTAACAATTTAACTAATAACCTATCAGGAGGACAACAACAAAGAGTAGCAATAGCAAGAGCTTTAGCTACTAAGCCATCAATAATACTAGCTGATGAGCCTACTGGTAACTTAGATAGCAAGACTAGTCAAGATGTTATGGGTCTATTAAAAACTATGAGTCAAAAATTCAATCAGACTATTATAATGATAACTCACAATCAAGAAATTTCACAAATGGCAGATAGAGTTATAAGGATAGAAGACGGGAAGATTTTATCTAAGGTGGTGAGTGAATAA
- a CDS encoding ABC transporter permease, translated as MIRTNNKEVINRLSKNSFKYNKGRNKFAIVSIILTTLLFTAFFTIQMSMIKSTQYESMRMVGGTFHGGFKNLNTKEYEKIKDNKLIKEKGISIFVNLAQNKELAKRQTEIKYGDKNYIENCFAKPFKGDIPKNKNEILVDTLTLDALGIPKGINQKINLKYFIEGKEYNTEFKISGIYKGDKVSMASILYVSKDFVEEELKGVDQEKSKKSGEGTGLISLEVNFSNSFFIEEKLEKVLIESGLNTKKINNGVNWAYTSVNLEENRGAVFGAIGFLAIIMFAGYLIIYNVFYISIVKDIKFYGLLKTIGTTKKQINKIIIKQALKMCTIGIPIGVALGYFIGAILTPLVIGQTTIVNAEISASPIIFIGSILFSLITVLISIHKPSKIASKVSPIEALRYSGVREKTRKKFKKTNSGAKIKNMALSNVFKNKRKSFIVIASLSLSIILLNVVYTIIYGLDMDKYLVNLIGTDFTVGDTSFYRWEYGFGNYSDALTEDICKEIENLDGVDSVDKIYNKGIDLPLIDEMKKNIELKKSSVEQEDQNYINKVLKDKKIPTECYGIDEGILPFIEKYLTKGKIDIEKFKSGNYIILDENWYMGRLLDVGSKVTIPFENGQSKEYEVMATVQVIPLYLRTGCVNAVGNDMYLPINEFKNIANNKSVMTAMFNVDDSQINNVKNYLDNKIKTNPTLDNKMKLTYINAFEDMANTYKIVGYGLSFVLGLIGILNFNNVMMTNIISRKREFAILKGVGMTENQLKKLVKLEGLYYALLTIFIVVVIGLPLTKKLVTLVAGGMMIFSYKFTMLPIIISSPILIIISIIVPAICIKYTEKNSIVEALRENE; from the coding sequence ATGATTCGAACTAATAATAAGGAAGTTATTAATAGGCTATCAAAAAATAGCTTTAAATATAATAAAGGAAGAAACAAGTTTGCAATAGTATCTATAATACTTACAACATTACTTTTTACAGCATTTTTTACTATACAAATGAGTATGATAAAATCAACACAGTATGAAAGTATGCGTATGGTAGGAGGTACGTTCCATGGTGGTTTTAAGAATTTAAATACAAAAGAGTATGAAAAAATCAAAGATAACAAGTTAATTAAGGAAAAAGGAATATCTATATTTGTAAATTTAGCGCAAAATAAAGAACTTGCAAAAAGACAAACAGAAATAAAATATGGTGATAAAAATTATATAGAAAATTGTTTCGCCAAACCATTTAAAGGAGATATTCCTAAAAATAAAAATGAAATATTAGTAGATACATTAACATTAGATGCTTTAGGAATACCTAAAGGAATAAATCAAAAAATAAATCTAAAATATTTTATCGAAGGGAAAGAATACAATACAGAATTTAAAATAAGTGGCATATATAAAGGCGACAAAGTTTCAATGGCAAGCATACTTTATGTATCAAAAGACTTTGTAGAAGAAGAGCTCAAAGGAGTTGACCAAGAAAAATCTAAAAAAAGCGGCGAAGGTACAGGTCTTATATCTTTAGAAGTTAATTTTTCAAATTCTTTCTTTATAGAAGAAAAGCTAGAGAAGGTATTGATAGAAAGTGGATTAAACACAAAAAAAATAAACAATGGTGTAAACTGGGCATATACAAGTGTAAATCTTGAAGAAAATAGAGGAGCAGTTTTTGGGGCTATAGGATTTTTAGCTATTATAATGTTTGCTGGTTATTTAATTATATATAATGTTTTTTATATATCTATAGTAAAAGATATAAAGTTTTATGGACTCTTAAAAACTATTGGAACGACTAAAAAACAAATAAATAAAATTATTATAAAACAAGCTTTAAAAATGTGTACAATTGGTATACCTATAGGAGTCGCTCTAGGTTATTTTATAGGGGCAATATTAACTCCACTTGTAATAGGGCAGACAACTATAGTAAATGCTGAAATTTCTGCAAGTCCAATTATATTTATAGGATCTATATTATTTTCATTAATAACCGTATTGATTAGTATACATAAGCCAAGTAAAATAGCATCTAAAGTATCACCGATAGAAGCATTAAGATATAGTGGAGTACGTGAAAAAACTAGAAAAAAATTTAAAAAAACAAACAGTGGAGCAAAAATTAAAAACATGGCTTTATCTAATGTATTTAAGAATAAAAGAAAGTCATTTATAGTTATAGCATCATTATCATTAAGTATTATACTTTTAAATGTGGTATACACCATAATATATGGGCTTGATATGGATAAGTATTTAGTTAATTTAATAGGTACAGACTTTACAGTAGGAGATACAAGCTTTTATAGATGGGAGTACGGTTTCGGTAATTATTCTGATGCATTAACTGAAGATATTTGTAAAGAAATTGAAAATTTAGATGGCGTTGATAGCGTAGATAAAATATATAACAAAGGTATTGATTTACCATTAATTGATGAAATGAAAAAAAATATTGAACTTAAAAAATCCTCTGTGGAGCAAGAAGATCAAAATTATATTAATAAAGTATTAAAAGATAAAAAAATTCCAACAGAGTGCTATGGAATTGATGAAGGTATATTACCATTTATAGAAAAATATTTAACTAAGGGAAAAATAGATATAGAAAAGTTTAAAAGTGGTAACTATATTATTTTAGATGAAAATTGGTATATGGGGAGATTATTAGATGTTGGAAGTAAAGTTACTATACCTTTTGAAAATGGGCAAAGCAAAGAATATGAGGTTATGGCAACTGTTCAAGTTATTCCTTTATATTTACGTACAGGGTGCGTAAATGCAGTAGGAAATGATATGTATTTACCAATAAATGAATTTAAAAATATTGCAAATAATAAATCTGTAATGACTGCTATGTTTAATGTTGATGATAGTCAAATAAATAATGTGAAAAATTATTTAGATAATAAAATAAAAACAAATCCGACATTAGATAATAAAATGAAATTAACATATATAAATGCGTTTGAAGATATGGCAAATACATATAAAATAGTAGGATATGGGCTTAGTTTTGTATTAGGGTTGATAGGGATTTTAAACTTTAATAATGTAATGATGACAAATATTATAAGTAGAAAAAGAGAGTTTGCAATACTAAAAGGTGTTGGTATGACTGAAAATCAGCTTAAGAAATTAGTGAAATTAGAAGGATTGTATTATGCTTTATTGACAATTTTTATAGTTGTTGTAATTGGGCTACCTCTTACTAAGAAATTAGTGACTTTAGTAGCTGGAGGTATGATGATTTTTAGTTATAAATTTACAATGTTACCTATAATAATATCATCTCCTATATTAATTATTATATCTATAATTGTACCTGCAATTTGTATTAAATATACAGAGAAAAATAGTATAGTAGAAGCATTAAGGGAAAATGAATAA
- a CDS encoding GNAT family N-acetyltransferase: protein MNHKGTVILETENLILRKFVPADAKAMYENWANDSDVTEFLTWKPHESIDVTKDILNSWIDKYKNDDFYQWAITLKSNGYEPIGSISIVHKDEAINLVHVGYCIGKKWWKQGVTSEALGALIKFFIEEVGVNRIEARHDPLNPNSGKVMLKCGMKYEGTMRQADINNKGICDYSMYGILTSDYKN, encoded by the coding sequence ATGAACCATAAAGGAACAGTGATACTAGAAACTGAAAATTTAATTTTAAGAAAGTTTGTGCCAGCAGATGCAAAGGCTATGTATGAAAATTGGGCAAATGATTCAGATGTTACGGAATTTTTAACTTGGAAACCACATGAAAGTATAGATGTTACTAAAGATATTTTAAATAGCTGGATAGATAAGTACAAAAATGATGATTTTTATCAATGGGCTATTACATTAAAATCAAATGGATACGAACCTATTGGAAGTATCAGTATAGTACATAAAGATGAAGCTATAAATCTGGTTCATGTTGGGTATTGTATAGGTAAAAAATGGTGGAAACAAGGTGTTACATCAGAAGCATTAGGTGCTTTAATTAAATTTTTTATTGAGGAAGTTGGCGTAAATCGTATTGAAGCAAGACATGACCCACTTAATCCTAATTCAGGTAAGGTAATGCTAAAATGTGGAATGAAATATGAAGGAACTATGAGACAAGCAGATATAAATAACAAAGGTATTTGTGATTATTCTATGTATGGAATACTTACAAGCGATTATAAAAATTAG